A stretch of Anoplopoma fimbria isolate UVic2021 breed Golden Eagle Sablefish chromosome 4, Afim_UVic_2022, whole genome shotgun sequence DNA encodes these proteins:
- the fam193b gene encoding LOW QUALITY PROTEIN: protein FAM193B (The sequence of the model RefSeq protein was modified relative to this genomic sequence to represent the inferred CDS: inserted 1 base in 1 codon), with translation MARKKSKQQKELATAPKSPVPPGDAADGGGGDAGVDRLAATRANQPMHTCCLLCHREFKDWGAGSVNGLPGGHGTKLADAVPALSQALLREAPGXKLADAVPSLSQSLLGEVPLWICQSCCKSVEEEERRSTQEQPTPVPLSHSSSCKSQSCGNGYPEQSTVDWDPSSFLSAHKLSGLWNSAHTNGGEHCNHNTSSHSQQGITAGSACHEKRGLHEAPGKSAKTSGAKVCPYSHPSSQNSSGSSAGNPLSTSADLCKTTPKHFKTMCRRPTPPGEAFHPSDHHQHTDLSVPPNSPTGLSSQHSSLLPPKLNSGQHGHVTSSSGTGVAAHAPFSPLVPNLHGPTAKLNSPSPDSPTSVHKPSPCKNSHIPAVNTQHSKLGTSIMGCNHPCNGHSAGTVAPSNVGHLTAGACRDQACKGHKMTNGALCHPSSELEEGEDEDSSSERSSCASSSTNQKDGKYCDCCYCEFFGHNAPPAAPTSRNYAEIREKLRSRLTRRKEELPQRQDSELTVAGAIDNRDVDELLDFINSSEPKPVNSAKAAKRARHKQKKKEKAQQGIGAAGSDPHSNPCEPADDDEPIPDGSEASRLLDWPQLELERVNSFLTSRLEEIKNTIKDSIRASFSMYDLNLDVNDFPKKAATLEGNHLLSHLNGSSDLQQIDLDLAPLSLGTFKSHLDLVNGWEDTTTVSSPNTATTTSTASGVTAGTKDIQRLHTTPSLSKLIRVRSPERCTSTGSDSLPQVPAQATAKSNEDAPDPKNTTVGNAGAKSKKNKKQQQRQEQFVSEQNSNNPTKAASGNDTQRSNECKETASNGSKAGNKQPHHSADNQRNGPKRAEEGRLSKHVANGGLSNAQRGKGDTETRGGRSEQDLESKAHPTIPANGQQQQQAKGKNKKNKNKGEKSSSAIDDVFLPKDVDPTELDEIDREVEYFKRFCLDSAKQTRQKVAVNWSNFSLKKVPSNAAQ, from the exons ATGGCGAGGAAGAAGAGCAAGCAGCAGAAGGAGCTGGCGACCGCCCCGAAGAGCCCCGTCCCTCCCGGCGATGCAGCTGACGGCGGCGGCGGAGATGCTGGTGTGGATCGGCTGGCTGCTACCAGGGCGAACCAG CCTATGCACACCTGCTGCCTCCTGTGCCACAGAGAATTTAAGGACTGGGGAGCAGGCTCAGTGAACGGACTCCCTGGTGGCCATGGGACCAAGCTGGCTGATGCTGTGCCTGCACTCTCCCAGGCCTTATTGCGGGAGGCGCCGG GTAAGCTTGCTGATGCAGTGCCCTCGCTGTCTCAGTCTCTGCTGGGAGAGGTGCCTCTGTGGATATGTCAGAGCTGCTGCAAAAgtgtggaagaggaggagaggcggaGCACCCAGGAGCAACCCACGCCG gtACCATTGTCACACTCTTCCTCCTGTAAATCCCAGAGCTGTGGGAACGGTTACCCAGAGCAAAGTACTGTGGATTGGGACCCGAGTTCCTTCCTGTCAGCCCACAAACTGTCAGGTCTCTGGAACTCTGCCCACACCAACGGAGGGGAACACTGCAACCACAACACTTCTTCAcactcacaacaag GTATAACAGCAGGATCAGCCTGTCATGAGAAAAGAGGACTTCATGAAGCGCCTGGGAAATCTGCTAAAACGTCGGGGGCTAAAGTCTGTCCCTACAGTCACCCGTCATCCCAAAACTCCAGTGGATCTTCTGCTGGGAACCCCCTGTCTACCTCAGCAGACCTTTGTAAGACCACTCCCAAGCACTTCAAGACCATGTGCCGTCGACCAACGCCTCCAG GTGAAGCCTTTCACCCAAGTGACCACCATCAACACACGGATCTGTCGGTTCCCCCCAACAGTCCCACCGGCCTGTCTTCCCAGCATTCCTCCCTCCTGCCCCCAAAGCTGAACTCTGGGCAGCACGGCCACGTAACGTCCTCGTCTGGCACTGGTGTGGCAGCCCACGCTCCCTTCTCCCCTCTGGTACCAAACCTCCACGGCCCCACAGCCAAACTAAACTCACCCAGTCCAGACAGCCCAACATCTGTCCATAAGCCCAGCCCGTGCAAAAACTCCCACATTCCTGCCgtgaacacacaacacagcaaaCTGGGTACGTCTATTATGGGCTGTAACCACCCTTGTAATGGACACAGTGCGGGGACAGTGGCCCCTTCGAATGTGGGCCATCTGACAGCTGGGGCCTGCAG ggACCAAGCATGTAAGGGGCACAAAATGACTAACGGGGCGTTGTGCCACCCTTCGTCTGagctggaggagggggaggatgaaGACAGCAGCTCTGAGAGGAGCTCCTGTGCCTCCTCTTCCACCAACCAGAAGGACGGGAAGTACTGCGACTGCTGCTACTGCGAGTTCTTTGGACACAACGCG CCTCCAGCTGCACCAACCAGCCGTAACTATGCTGAGATCCGAGAGAAGCTCCGCTCACGCCTGACCCGGCGTAAAGAGGAGCTGCCTCAGCGTCAAGACTCAGAACTGACAGTGGCTGGTGCCATCGACAACCGGGACGTAGACGAGCTGCTGGACTTCATAAACAGTTCTGAGCCCAAACCCGTCAACAGTGCCAAGGCTGCCAAAAGGGCCcgacacaaacaaaagaagaag GAAAAAGCTCAGCAGGGCATAGGTGCTGCAGGCAGTGACCCCCACTCCAATCCATGCGAGCCTGCCGACGACGACGAGCCCATCCCTGATGGTTCAGAAGCCAGTCGGTTGCTTGATTGGCCTCAGCTGGAGCTTGAGCGTGTCAACAGTTTCCTCACCAGTCGGCTCGAAGAGATTAAGAACACCATCAAAGACTCAATCCGGGCCTCATTCAGCATGTACGACCTCAATCTGGATGTTAATGACTTCCCAAAGAAGGCGGCCACGTTGGAGGGCAACCATTTACTGTCGCATCTCAATGGTTCCTCTGACCTGCAGCAGATAGACCTTGACTTGGCCCCTCTTTCACTGGGAACCTTTAAGAGCCATCTGGACCTGGTTAACGGATGGGAGGACACAACCACAGTCTCCTCCCCTAACACCGCCACCACCACTTCCACGGCATCAGGGGTCACTGCTGGAACCAAGGACATCCAACGGTTGCACACTACCCCCAGTCTCTCAAAGCTCATAAGGGTTCGGTCCCCAGAAAGATGCACTTCCACTGGATCTGACAGTTTGCCACAGGTGCCAGCTCAAGCTACGGCTAAATCGAATGAGGATGCCCCTGATCCCAAGAACACAACAGTTGGGAACGCTGGTGCAAAGtcaaagaagaataaaaagcagcagcaaagaCAGGAGCAATTTGTGTCAGAGCAAAACTCCAACAATCCAACCAAAGCTGCCTCCGGGAATGACACGCAGAGAAGCAATGAGTGTAAAGAAACGGCTTCTAACGGCTCAAAAGCTGGGAACAAACAGCCCCATCATTCTGCAGACAACCAGAGAAATGGGCCCAAGAGGGCCGAGGAGGGCAGATTGTCTAAACATGTGGCAAATGGTGGCCTCTCGAATGCACAAAGAGGGAAAGGTGACACAGAAACACGAGGAGGTCGGTCTGAGCAGGATTTGGAAAGCAAAGCTCACCCCACCATTCCAGCAAATgggcagcaacagcagcaagcCAAGGGGAAAAataagaagaacaagaacaagggTGAAAAATCCAGCAGTGCTATTG ATGATGTATTTCTCCCTAAAGATGTCGATCCGACAGAATTGGATGAGATTGATCGGGAAGTGGAATACTTCAAAAG GTTTTGCCTTGATTCTGCAAAACAAACCCGCCAGAAGGTAGCAGTAAATTGGTCCAACTTCAGCCTCAAAAAGGTTCCTTCCAATGCAGCTCAATAA
- the mxd3 gene encoding max dimerization protein 3 codes for MDGTGCNIQVLLRAAEFLERRDREAEHGYASLMPLSPDHSDKKSKQKSKKISAGGNRSVHNELEKNRRAQLRDCLEQLKKQVPLSSDSMRNTTLNLLRRAQLHIKKLKEQDERAEQLKGRLRWQQRELRVRLEQLQRGTERMRNDSQGSTMSSERSDSDREDVEVDVESIVFDCLDSDGLSITHTGADHCYSSMDKAWL; via the exons atgGATGGGACCGGCTGCAACATCCAGGTGCTCCTTCGGGCTGCTGAGTTTCTGGAGAGAAGAGATCGAG AGGCAGAACATGGATACGCTTCCCTCATGCCTCTCAGTCCAGATCACTCTGACAAGAAGAGTAAACAGAAGAGCAAAAAGATATCTGCTGGTGGCAATAG GTCTGTTCACAACgagctggaaaaaaacag ACGAGCTCAGCTGAGGGACTGCCTGGAGCAGCTCAAGAAGCAAGTCCCTCTGTCATCTGACTCGATGAGGAACACCACGCTCAACCTGCTGAGACGAGCCCAACTTCACATTAAG AAACTGAAGGAGCAGGACGAGCGTGCGGAGCAGCTGAAGGGACGCCTGCGCTGGCAGCAGAGGGAGCTGCGGGTTCGGCTGGAGCAGCTGCAGAGAGGCACGGAGAGGATGAGGAACGACAGCCAGGGGTCGACCATGTCGTCTGAGAGGTCGGACTCCGACAGAG AGGATGTGGAGGTCGACGTGGAGAGCATCGTGTTCGACTGTCTGGACTCTGATGGACTGAGCATTACGCACACCGGTGCAGACCACTGTTACTCCAGCATGGACAAAGCCTGGCTATGA
- the prelid1a gene encoding LOW QUALITY PROTEIN: PRELI domain containing 1a (The sequence of the model RefSeq protein was modified relative to this genomic sequence to represent the inferred CDS: inserted 2 bases in 1 codon), whose product MVKYFCCTGLLKSTXCAFWQRYPNPYSNHVLTEDIIYREVTPTNCLKSRRLLTKTNRAPRWMERYLPKNMARSAYIVEDSIVDPQKRTMTTLTWNISHARFMSVEERCEYQINPDNGSWTGIKREAWISSNIYGLSRAIQEFGLARFKTSVTKTMKGFEYVLAKMQGETPSRTLAETATERARETALAAKEKAKDLASQAQKKQYV is encoded by the exons ATGGTGAAGTATTTCTGCTGCACAGGGTTGCTCAAAAGCAC TTGTGCTTTCTGGCAACGGTATCCCAACCCTTATAG TAACCATGTTTTGACTGAGGACATCATTTACCGAGAGGTTACACCAACCAACTGCCTCAAATCCAGACGACTGTTGACCAAAACGAACCGAGCGCCCCGCTGGATGGAGCGGTACCTTCCAAAAAACATGGCCAGATCGGCGTACATCGTTGAGGACTCTATTGTGGACCCTCAGAAAAGGACCATGACCACGCTCACATGGAACATCAGCCACGCTCGCTTCATG TCTGTGGAAGAGCGGTGCGAGTACCAAATAAATCCTGACAATGGCAGCTGGACAGGGATAAAAAGAGAAGCTTGGATCTCTTCCAACATCTACGGGCTCTCTAGAGCTATTCAG GAATTTGGTCTTGCAAGGTTCAAGACCAGTGTTACAAAGACCATGAAAGGCTTTGAATATGTGCTGGCCAAAATGCAAG GTGAAACTCCATCAAGAACCTTAGCAGAAACTGCTACGGAGCGAGCAAGAGAGACGGCGCTGGCAGCTAAGGAGAAAGCCAAAGACCTCGCCTCACAGGCCCAGAAGAAACAATATGTGTGA